The nucleotide window CAGGGCCgcctcccctctgccccctgtccccgctgtccccatcccagccatGATGTTCCGGGACCAGGTGGGGATCGTGGCCGGCTGGTTCCGGGGCTGGAGCGAGTGCGAGCAGACGGTGGCACTGCTGGCGCTGCTCAAGCGCGTCACCCGCACCCAGGCGcgcttcctgcagctctgcctcgAGCACTCGCTGGCCGACTGCCCCGACATCCACTTGCTCGAGGCCGAGGCCAACAGCGCCGGTGAGGGGCCtggggggcggggaggggcgtCCTCAAGGGGGTTACAGGTGGGTCTGGACGTCCTCATGGGATTCTGGGGGATTggctggggggttttgggggtgtggAGGGGGTTACGGGGGTTCTTGTGTCCCAGGGGTCCCCAGTTCCCGGCCCTGTGTGTCCCCTGTCCTGTTTGCCGTCTGTCAGCGGCCGCAGGAGCGGCTGAGGCTGCAGTGACCCTGCTGACCACGTGTGTGACCCTGTTTGTCCCTCTGTCCGCAGCTGCCATCTCGCAGTGGCCGCAGGAGCCGGCCGAAGCTGCggtggccctgctgctggcccaCCTGCCGCTGCTGCAGCCGGGCAACGCAGCGGCCAAGGCCGAGTACATGAAGCGGCTGCAGAAGGTGCTGGCCGACGCCATCGAGAGCAACCGCTGCGTGGAGGAGTCGCGCCAGCTACTGTCCTACGCCCTCATCCACCCGGCCACCACGGCCGATGACCGCAGCGCGCTGGCCCTGTGGCTCGGACACCTGGAGGAGCGCCTGGCCCCGGCTGCACCCCCACCCCAGCGCCGGCCGCCGGCCCACGAATGGCCACCGGAGCCCCCCGAGCCCGGGGGGGGCAGCGGGAGCAGCAGCACGGCTGGAGGGGGGGcgtgggcagagcagcagcacggcCCGGGCACGGCCGCAGCGCCCCGGGAGAACGGACATCCCCCGTTCCAGCCCCCGGGAGGTACCGGGGGATAacggggggaaaaggggggaatgGGAGtaaaaaggagggaaatgggagtaaaaaggggggaaaaatgggaggaGAAAGTGGAAAGAAGGGGGTGGAAttggggaaaaagaggggggaatggggaaaaaagtggggaGAAGGGTGGGAGGGGTGGAAGCAgcggggaggggggacaggaAGGGGTGGGTGAGGGTCAAATgagggggaaggggctgggggagagaggggagggcCAGAGGAACCCTGGAGGTCACTGGGGGTGGGGGTTTGGGAAAAGGGGTCGGGGGCGTCTTGGGGGACGTggagagggggctggggggtcccgCAGCCTGGGGCGGGGTCTCTGGTGTCCTCCTCACCCtgtcccccctctccccccagccctgccgtGCCAGCTGCACCCCAGCCCCCTGAAGCGCTCGCTGGCCCTGGTGCCCggcagcccccagcctggcccaggggGTGACTGGGCGGGGTCGGGGGGGCCCGAGGacccccccgcagccccccggggcCCCCCCCCGGCACCGTTCGGGGACCACGCACCGCTGTCCCCGCAGAGCAGCGTGGCCTCGTCGGGCAGCGAGCACACCGAGGAGCCTGGCGGGCGCAACTCCTTCCAGGAGGACGGCAGCGGCATGAAGGGTGGGCAGGAGGCTctgggggggctcggggggttTCTGAGGGGCGTTGTCACCTCACggcccccccgtgccccccccaGATGTCCCCTCGTGGCTGAAGAGCCTGCGGCTGCACAAGTATGCGGCGCTGTTCGCGCAGATGAGCTACGAGGAGATGATGACGCTGACCGAGCACCACCTGGAGTCACAGgtgggcactgggggcactCGGAGGGTGGTGGGACAGGACACCGGGGTCCCCGGGGCTGCAGGAGCGTCCTGTGGGCAcagggggggcactgggagggcactgggctgctgtgggagggtCCCCAGTGGTCCCTAGGGCATCTGAAGGGGGTCCGtgatgtccccagtgtcaccaggGCTACTGGGTATGGATTCTCAACATCCAGATCTTCCCGGGGGGTGTCCCCAACGTTCCCTGGAGGGGTGTGACACCCTCGCAAGCTGTATGACCCCCCCAGCGACGTGTGACACCTCTGTCCCCCCCAGAACGTCACCAAGGGCGCCCGGCACAAGATCGCTCTGAGCATCCAAAAGCTGCGGGAGCGGCAGAGCGTCCTCAGGGCACTGGAGAAGGTctctgggggcactgggagggcagtggggagggatttggagggactgggaggggactgggaagGGATTGGGAGGGCACTGGTGGGGACTGGGTGGGACcgggaggcactgggaggggactgggcTGGTGTGGGGCGTCCCCAGTATCCCAAGGGGGTCGCTGATggatggtttggggtggttCCCAGTGTCCCCGGGGCTGGAGGGGGATggttcccagtgtccccagtctccctgggctgtgtccccgctgtcctGCTGGGGGGTGTCTGTGTCCCTGATGTGCCCTGGCCGTGTCCCCCCAGGACATCCTCGAGGGGGGCAATCTCTGGTCGgcgctgcaggagctgcagcagatcCTGGTCACCCCCATCAAGGCCTTCCGGCCCCCCCCGGCTGCGCCCCCTCCCCCCGGGCCCCCTGACGGGGCCCCCCCCGACGCCTTCgcgccccccccggccccccccggccccgaCGCCGAGGCCCCCGCGGCGCCCGTCCCCGACGGGGACATCCCAGGGCAGTTCACGCGCGTCATGGGCAAGGGTGAGTCGGGGGGGATCCCGGGagccccctgacccccccctcAGGGGTGGGTTTGGAGTGGGCGTCCCCAGGTTTGGGAGGGGTCGGGGTCTGGGGAGAGGCcctgggggtttttgttgggggGGGGGTGCCCAGATTTGGGAGGGTtcaggatttggggaggggtcccgTGTCATTTGAGGAAGGGTCCCAGGGTTTTTTGGGCTGAAGGTTCCAGAGTTCCAGAAGGGGTTCAGGGTTCttgggggggggtcctggggttgttttgggggtgtCGTGTGTCGTCCCCACCCACAGTGTGGACCCAGCTCCCTGGGTGTCccagggttttggggtgggatttggggcggttttggggtgattttggggtttttttgggccccctgacccccccacAGTGTGCACCCAGCTCTTGGTGTCACGGCCGGACGAGGAGAACATCACCAGTTACCTCCAGCTGCTTGAGAAGTGCCTGAGCCATGAGGTACtcttggggtggggggggtcctgggggtctcTGTCCCCCTTCCCCCGACCCCAGAGACCCCCTCGTgacccccccgggccccccccaGGCGTtcacagagacacagaagaAGCGGCTCCAGTCCTGGAAGCAGCAGGTGCTGAAGCTGCTCCGCGCCTTCCCCAAGAAGGGGCCCCTGGACGGCCCCCCCGGGTACCGGCCCCCCAAAAGGTACCTGGGGGGGTCCCCGTGCTGCTGGACCCCCCCGTGCTGCTGCACCTCCCCTGTGGCACT belongs to Corvus moneduloides isolate bCorMon1 chromosome 17, bCorMon1.pri, whole genome shotgun sequence and includes:
- the SAMD4B gene encoding LOW QUALITY PROTEIN: protein Smaug homolog 2 (The sequence of the model RefSeq protein was modified relative to this genomic sequence to represent the inferred CDS: inserted 2 bases in 1 codon); translation: MMFRDQVGIVAGWFRGWSECEQTVALLALLKRVTRTQARFLQLCLEHSLADCPDIHLLEAEANSAAAISQWPQEPAEAAVALLLAHLPLLQPGNAAAKAEYMKRLQKVLADAIESNRCVEESRQLLSYALIHPATTADDRSALALWLGHLEERLAPAAPPPQRRPPAHEWPPEPPEPGGGSGSSSTAGGGAWAEQQHGPGTAAAPRENGHPPFQPPGALPCQLHPSPLKRSLALVPGSPQPGPGGDWAGSGGPEDPPAAPRGPPPAPFGDHAPLSPQSSVASSGSEHTEEPGGRNSFQEDGSGMKDVPSWLKSLRLHKYAALFAQMSYEEMMTLTEHHLESQNVTKGARHKIALSIQKLRERQSVLRALEKDILEGGNLWSALQELQQILVTPIKAFRPPPAAPPPPGPPDGAPPDAFAPPPAPPGPDAEAPAAPVPDGDIPGQFTRVMGKVCTQLLVSRPDEENITSYLQLLEKCLSHEAFTETQKKRLQSWKQQVLKLLRAFPKKGPLDGPPGYRPPKSWAFGSNSLPIAGSVGGGAXRGGGRPFAMPPRALPPPPPLGLLGPPGGAPAPRPPLGAPPLGTQGRQSLWFGAGGGPGASPGSRGAVQRTHSLPVHSSALLAFPQECPPPGTDLEINPTLESLCLSMTEHALGDGTDKTSTI